The genomic interval TGCCCGGATGAAAAGCCGATAGCTCCTTATCCGTATATTCTTTTGTTGTAAATACAGTCCGCCCCAGCGCCAATACCATCACAGCAGCACCGACATAAAATGAAAAAACCACATTATCCGGAATATGTCCTTCACTCGCTGTTTTTTCCACACCCATGTATTCAGCTAATAGATAAGGTAAAGCGGAACCTAATACCGCACCAATTCCAATTAAACAAGTCTGGATTGAAAAACCCTGACTGCGTTGCTGGCTAGATAGGTTGTCCGCAACGAGCGCCCGAAATGGCTCCATCGCCACGTTGAACGAGGCATCCATGATCATGAGCATTCCAGCACCAATCATCAGCGGCGGAATGGCTATGGTAAAGAGTTGACCAGCATTGGGCATTAAAACCAAGGCAATCGCAGCAAACAATGCACCAGCCAATATATAAGGTCTCCGCCGACCAAGGCCTGTCCAAGTCCGATCGCTGTAATGGCCAACCAGAGGTTGTACGATCATCCCTGTTAGAGGCGCAGCAAGCCAAAAAAGAGACAAATGTTCAATATCGGCACCATAGGCCTGTAGAATCCGAGAAGCATTTCCATTTTGAAGAGCAAAGCCAAACTGAATTCCAAGGAATCCGAAACTCATATTCCAGATCTGCCAGAATGATAAAGTTGGTTTTGTAATTGGCTGCTTATTCATTTTCGTGGTCGCTTAGGTTCTTAATATGCTATTTTTTCTTCATTTCCAGATTTTTTATTTGGAATTTCAATCTTGCATGAAGCACGAACCGTATAAGTGTCATCGAATAGCCCAATTAACAAATCTGCGTCGGCAGATTTGTTTGATACTTGAACGCTGTTTTCAGAAATTTCAATTTGGAGTACGATACCACGAAAGTTCATCATAAATGAATAACACTCCCATTGCTTAGGCACGATAGGCGAAAAGCTCAACAGATCATTTCGCACCCTCATACCTGCAAAGCCTTCAACTACACTCATCCAGCTCCCAGCCATTGATGTAATATGCAAACCATCTTCCGTATCATTATTGTAGTCATCCAAATCCAATCTGGCGGTACGCAAATAAAGTTCGTAGGCTTGCTCTCCCCGGTTTAACTTTGCCGCCAAAACAGCATGCACACAGGGGGACAAGGAACTTTCGTGAACCGTACGACTTTCATAAAAGTCAAAATTCCGGCGCAGTGTCTCCAAATCAAACTTCTCTTCAAAAAAGTATAGTCCCTGCAATACATCAGCTTGCTTAATGAAAACCGAACGTAGTATCCGGTCCCAACTCCATTTCTGATTTAACGGGCGGTGCTTAGGATCCAAATCTTTTACCAACACCTGTTCTTTATCCAAAAAGCCATCTTGTTGTAGAAAAACACCTAAGACTTTATCTTCCGGGAAATACATCTGCCGAATGATCGACTTCCAACGATCAATTTCTTTGTCAGCTTTAAAATTCGTTCTCGTTAATACATCTTGGTAATCTTCATTCCAGCTCACTTCTATTTCCCTCAGAACGTCGATCGTAAAATTCAAACACCATACAGCAATGGTATTCGTATACCAGTTATTATTAACATTATTCTCATATTCATTCGGCCCCGTTACCCCTAAAATCACATAAGCCTGCTTCTCTTCGCTCCAGTTTACCCGCTGTGACCAGAATCTGGCAATAGCGATCAATACATCAATGCCATAATCAGCCAAATACCTTCTATCTCCTGTATAGGTCACATAATTGTATATCGCATAAGCAACAGAACCGTTTCGGTGGATTTCCTCAAAAGTAATCTCCCATTCATTGTGACACTCTTCTCCATTCATTGTCACCATCGGATACAAAGCTGCACCGTCTGAAAACCCCAACTTCTCTCCGTTCTCAATTGCCTTTTCTAAATGACGGTAACGATAAAGCAATAAGTTTTTTGCAACCCGGGCTTCCGCTGTTCGTAAATAATAAGGTATGCAATAGGCTTCTGTATCCCAGTGAGTCGCCCCGCCATACTTTTCCCCTGTAAAACCTTTCGGACCAATATTTAAGCGCTCATCCTCACCTGTATAGGTTTGATTGAGATGAAATATATTAAAACGGATTGCCTGTTGCGCAGACACATCACCTTTGATAATCAGGTCACTTTCATTCCATTTCTTTTTCCAGGCATCTTGATGCTCCTGCAATAAGTCTACATAACTACGCTTTTTCATCGTAGAGATATTGACTTTCGATTCATTAAGTAGACAAGTTTTTGCTATGTCCATTGAACTAATGAGACTCACATATTTATAGATAGTCAATTTCTCATTTGTTTGTACTTCTACTTTCTGCTTATAACCCACATATTGATCCCGGTTTATTGCCTGCTGTCCCCCTTCTAACTGCTGCCCATCTAAATGTGCCGAATAATAAAAACCCACACAAACTTCAAAGCCAGTCTTCTTGGTCCGCATGGTTAGAAACTGACTGCCATCATCTTCCCGTTGCTCCACTTCTTCCCAGAAATGTTCCTCATAGTTTGCATCAGCATTTCTGACGTCTCCATCCAAACCCAGGTGAAACTCAATGTCTCCATCAAAGTTCAACGGGGTTATTGAATACTGAATCACGCCCATGCGATTATTAGCCATACTACAAAAACGTTGAGCGTGGATTTCAACTTGTTTCCCTGAAGGGAGCTCAACTATCACCCTACGCTCCAAATACCCCTCACGCATATGCAAAATGCGTTTAAACATCAAAATCTTACAATCCGCCAAGTTCAAACGTTCCCCATCGATCCAACTATCTATCTCTATCCAGTTGACAGCATTGAGAACTTTAGCAAAATATTCAGGGTAGCCGTTTTTCCACCAACCAACTTTCGTTTTATCCGGATAATAGACCCCTGCCACATAGTTCCCCTGCAAGCTTTCACCGGAATAATATTCTTCAAAATTTCCCCGCTGCCCAAATCGGCCATTCCCTAAACTAAATATACTCTCGGAAACCTTATTGAATTCAGCGTGAAACCCTTCTTCAATGATGTTCCATTCATCACCTTTTAAATACTTTTTCATTACTTATAGTCTCTTACCCAATTGCCGTTTTCTTTTAAAATGGAGCATAATTTCTTCACATTCAATTCATATAGTCCGCCGACTACCTCGCATGCCTCCCTTAAGTCCTCAACTTTCCCGACACCGATGACCATCATACCCGCCCTTAAAGCTGCTTCTACTCCTGCCCGAGCATCTTCAAATACCACACAGCGAGAAGGCTCTACAGATAGTAACTCGGCTGCTTTCAGAAATACAGTCGGATCAGGCTTAGATTTCGATACCAACGTCCCATCTACCACAACATCGAAATAATTCCTTACTCCTGTTTTTGCTAGTAAAATCTCCGCATTTTTACTTGCTGAACCCACAGCAAGAAGGTAACTTGAGCTTCTCAGTTCTTTCAAAAACTCCGTTACACCTGGAAGGAGCTGTTCTGAATCCATGGAAGCAATCATTTCCTTATACCATTGGTTCTTTAATTCTGCTAAACGTTCAATTTCCTCCTCACTCTTTTGTGAGCCGGCCCAGCTCAGAATCATCTTTAACGAAGATATCCGATTAACACCCTTCAGATGCTCATTATCCTCTTTACTAAAATCAAAACCCAGACTCTGCGCCAGTTTTTTCCAAGCCCGGTAATGATAAATAGCCGTATCAACTAGCACACCATCCAGATCAAAAATACAGGCTTTAATTTTATGGGAACGTTCCCGATGTCTCATAAAAAATTTTGTGA from Pedobacter indicus carries:
- a CDS encoding MFS transporter, with translation MNKQPITKPTLSFWQIWNMSFGFLGIQFGFALQNGNASRILQAYGADIEHLSLFWLAAPLTGMIVQPLVGHYSDRTWTGLGRRRPYILAGALFAAIALVLMPNAGQLFTIAIPPLMIGAGMLMIMDASFNVAMEPFRALVADNLSSQQRSQGFSIQTCLIGIGAVLGSALPYLLAEYMGVEKTASEGHIPDNVVFSFYVGAAVMVLALGRTVFTTKEYTDKELSAFHPGIEKEEERNKGLKNIISDFLAMPTAMKQLGLVQFFSWFALFSMWVFSTPAIAQHVYGLNASDTSSSTYADAANWVGVLFGIYNGVSALFALSLPLIARKFGRKRTHAISLTAGGIGLISIFFIDDPNLLVFSMIGIGFAWGSILAMPYAILADSLPPYKMGVYMGLFNFFITFPQIVNGFFGGWMVKQFFDGEAIYAIILAGVAMVIAAISVLFVKDERAAFKSN
- a CDS encoding family 65 glycosyl hydrolase domain-containing protein, with amino-acid sequence MKKYLKGDEWNIIEEGFHAEFNKVSESIFSLGNGRFGQRGNFEEYYSGESLQGNYVAGVYYPDKTKVGWWKNGYPEYFAKVLNAVNWIEIDSWIDGERLNLADCKILMFKRILHMREGYLERRVIVELPSGKQVEIHAQRFCSMANNRMGVIQYSITPLNFDGDIEFHLGLDGDVRNADANYEEHFWEEVEQREDDGSQFLTMRTKKTGFEVCVGFYYSAHLDGQQLEGGQQAINRDQYVGYKQKVEVQTNEKLTIYKYVSLISSMDIAKTCLLNESKVNISTMKKRSYVDLLQEHQDAWKKKWNESDLIIKGDVSAQQAIRFNIFHLNQTYTGEDERLNIGPKGFTGEKYGGATHWDTEAYCIPYYLRTAEARVAKNLLLYRYRHLEKAIENGEKLGFSDGAALYPMVTMNGEECHNEWEITFEEIHRNGSVAYAIYNYVTYTGDRRYLADYGIDVLIAIARFWSQRVNWSEEKQAYVILGVTGPNEYENNVNNNWYTNTIAVWCLNFTIDVLREIEVSWNEDYQDVLTRTNFKADKEIDRWKSIIRQMYFPEDKVLGVFLQQDGFLDKEQVLVKDLDPKHRPLNQKWSWDRILRSVFIKQADVLQGLYFFEEKFDLETLRRNFDFYESRTVHESSLSPCVHAVLAAKLNRGEQAYELYLRTARLDLDDYNNDTEDGLHITSMAGSWMSVVEGFAGMRVRNDLLSFSPIVPKQWECYSFMMNFRGIVLQIEISENSVQVSNKSADADLLIGLFDDTYTVRASCKIEIPNKKSGNEEKIAY
- the pgmB gene encoding beta-phosphoglucomutase, producing the protein MRHRERSHKIKACIFDLDGVLVDTAIYHYRAWKKLAQSLGFDFSKEDNEHLKGVNRISSLKMILSWAGSQKSEEEIERLAELKNQWYKEMIASMDSEQLLPGVTEFLKELRSSSYLLAVGSASKNAEILLAKTGVRNYFDVVVDGTLVSKSKPDPTVFLKAAELLSVEPSRCVVFEDARAGVEAALRAGMMVIGVGKVEDLREACEVVGGLYELNVKKLCSILKENGNWVRDYK